One Blattabacterium cuenoti DNA window includes the following coding sequences:
- the rpsM gene encoding 30S ribosomal protein S13 — protein sequence MSVRISGIDLPLSKRGIIGLTYVYGIGKNISKKILNFLDINENKKVKDWSDEEISKIRKYISDNIKIEGELRSEVQFNIKRLIDIKSYIGIRHRKGLPLRGQKTKNNCRTKKGKKKTVANKKKVTK from the coding sequence ATGTCTGTAAGAATATCGGGAATAGATTTACCTCTTTCTAAAAGAGGTATAATAGGTTTAACATACGTTTATGGTATTGGAAAAAATATATCAAAAAAAATATTAAATTTTTTGGATATAAATGAAAATAAAAAAGTTAAAGATTGGTCTGATGAGGAAATCAGTAAAATACGTAAATATATATCTGATAATATAAAAATAGAGGGGGAATTAAGATCAGAAGTACAATTTAATATTAAACGTTTAATAGACATAAAAAGTTATATTGGTATAAGACATAGAAAAGGTTTACCATTAAGAGGACAAAAAACTAAAAATAATTGTAGGACTAAAAAAGGAAAAAAGAAAACTGTAGCAAACAAAAAAAAGGTTACAAAATAA
- the rpmJ gene encoding 50S ribosomal protein L36, protein MKVKASLKKRTNNCIIVIRKGRLRIINKKNPKFKQKQG, encoded by the coding sequence ATGAAAGTAAAAGCTTCTTTAAAAAAAAGAACTAATAATTGTATAATTGTAATTAGAAAAGGTAGATTACGAATTATAAACAAAAAAAATCCAAAATTCAAACAAAAACAAGGATAA
- the infA gene encoding translation initiation factor IF-1 → MTKQKHIEVDGVIIESSPNAMFRVKLENGCIIKAHISGKMRMHYIKILPGDKVKLEMSSYDLERGRITYRY, encoded by the coding sequence ATGACTAAACAAAAGCATATTGAAGTTGATGGTGTAATAATAGAATCATCTCCAAATGCAATGTTTCGAGTAAAATTGGAAAATGGTTGTATTATAAAAGCTCATATATCTGGAAAAATGAGGATGCATTATATAAAAATCCTTCCAGGAGATAAAGTAAAATTAGAAATGTCTTCTTATGATTTAGAAAGAGGAAGAATAACTTATAGGTATTAA
- the secY gene encoding preprotein translocase subunit SecY, which produces MSIFFKRIHKIWILKELRKKIIITLSLLLIYRFGAYIPIPGIDPLGINHFIEKFNSKSKGLIQILSSFTGGAFNRASILALGIMPYISSSIIMQLMCIIIPNLHRLQREGESGRRYINLITRWLTIGICLIQAPLYLISLTKQLIPFSSFYNSVYLLDINTSYGRSIFWIIGVIVLTSGTLFTMWLGDKITDKGIGNGISIIIMSGIIARFPIAITKEISSKLNIGFIGVILLFLELILWILVILFSIIIIQAIRKIPVQYVSHYKTFFLDKNQLINKKHQYIPLKMTAVGVMPLIFSQAIILLPITFYSYIENPIIKKILLVFQDVYGFWYNFTIAILVIIFTFFYTAITIPVNQIADDLKRNGGHIPKIKPGKNTIKYIDHILSCITIPGAILLSIIAILPSLVFRMGVTQNFSLFYGGTSLLIVVGVILDISQQVNIYLLNYYYDDLMTKNHGIKYNKL; this is translated from the coding sequence ATGAGTATTTTTTTTAAAAGAATCCATAAAATATGGATTTTAAAAGAATTACGTAAAAAAATAATAATAACTTTAAGTTTATTATTAATATATCGTTTTGGAGCATATATTCCAATCCCAGGAATTGATCCATTGGGAATTAATCATTTTATAGAAAAATTTAACTCAAAATCTAAAGGATTAATACAAATTTTATCCTCTTTTACTGGAGGTGCTTTTAATAGAGCTTCTATCCTAGCTTTAGGAATTATGCCATATATCTCATCTTCTATTATAATGCAATTAATGTGTATAATTATTCCAAATTTACATAGATTACAAAGAGAGGGTGAAAGCGGTAGAAGATATATAAATCTTATTACCAGGTGGTTAACTATTGGTATCTGTTTAATACAAGCACCTTTATATCTTATATCTTTAACTAAACAATTAATACCATTTTCTTCTTTTTATAATTCTGTATATTTACTCGATATAAATACTTCTTATGGAAGAAGTATATTTTGGATTATAGGAGTAATAGTATTAACTTCTGGTACTTTATTTACTATGTGGTTAGGAGATAAAATAACTGATAAAGGAATAGGAAATGGAATATCAATAATTATTATGTCTGGAATTATAGCTCGTTTTCCTATTGCAATAACTAAGGAAATTTCTTCAAAATTAAATATAGGATTTATTGGAGTAATATTATTATTTTTAGAATTAATTTTATGGATATTAGTTATTTTATTTTCTATCATAATAATTCAGGCAATAAGAAAAATACCAGTTCAATATGTATCCCACTATAAAACTTTTTTTTTGGATAAAAATCAATTAATTAATAAAAAACATCAATATATACCATTAAAAATGACTGCTGTTGGGGTTATGCCATTAATATTTTCTCAAGCTATCATATTACTTCCAATTACTTTTTATAGTTATATAGAAAACCCTATAATAAAAAAAATTCTTTTAGTTTTTCAAGATGTATATGGATTTTGGTATAATTTTACTATTGCTATATTAGTTATAATTTTTACTTTTTTTTATACAGCTATTACTATTCCAGTTAATCAAATAGCTGATGACTTAAAGAGAAATGGAGGTCATATACCTAAAATTAAACCAGGAAAAAATACTATAAAATATATAGATCATATTTTATCATGCATAACAATTCCAGGAGCAATATTACTTTCTATCATAGCGATATTACCATCTTTAGTTTTTAGAATGGGAGTAACTCAAAATTTTTCTTTATTTTACGGAGGTACATCTTTACTAATAGTTGTAGGTGTTATATTAGATATTTCTCAGCAAGTTAATATTTATTTATTAAATTATTATTATGATGATTTAATGACGAAAAATCATGGAATCAAATATAATAAATTATAA
- the rplO gene encoding 50S ribosomal protein L15, producing MTIFNKKKRKKNRIRLGRGQGSGKGGTCGRGHKGAKSRSGFSNKIGFEGGQMPLHKRIPKFGFKNNLRKKFIEINLDTIQDYINKKKINKKDIFCIEMLIKKNITKKNIPIKIIGRGIIHDSIKIFVNKISKKAKNIIENAGGKVLLRK from the coding sequence ATGACAATTTTTAATAAAAAAAAAAGAAAAAAAAATAGAATCCGTTTAGGAAGAGGACAAGGATCTGGTAAAGGAGGAACATGTGGAAGAGGACATAAAGGAGCTAAATCTAGATCTGGATTTTCCAATAAAATTGGTTTTGAAGGAGGACAAATGCCACTTCATAAAAGAATCCCTAAATTTGGATTTAAAAATAATTTGAGAAAAAAATTTATTGAAATTAATTTAGATACAATACAAGATTATATTAATAAAAAAAAAATAAATAAAAAAGATATTTTTTGTATAGAAATGTTAATAAAAAAAAATATCACTAAAAAAAATATTCCTATAAAAATAATAGGAAGAGGAATTATACATGATTCAATAAAAATATTTGTAAATAAAATTAGTAAAAAAGCAAAAAATATTATAGAAAATGCGGGAGGAAAAGTATTATTAAGAAAATAA
- the rpsE gene encoding 30S ribosomal protein S5, with amino-acid sequence MIKKKNFSERKEKRTKYFGLDLKEKLIGVTRVCKVTKGRRYFSFSAIVIKGNESGFIGYGFGKSKEAPDAIRKAGEQAKRSLCKVCISNGTIPHKQEAKYSGARILLIPATNGTGIIAGGTLRSVLKITGLKNILSKSRGSSNHHNIIKATIKALSQIRDVNIISKQRGISIKKVLDG; translated from the coding sequence ATGATAAAAAAAAAAAATTTTTCTGAAAGAAAAGAAAAAAGAACAAAATATTTTGGATTAGATTTAAAAGAAAAATTAATTGGAGTTACAAGAGTTTGTAAAGTAACTAAAGGAAGAAGATATTTTAGTTTTAGTGCAATAGTCATAAAAGGAAATGAAAGTGGATTTATAGGATATGGATTTGGAAAATCTAAGGAAGCTCCTGATGCAATTAGAAAAGCTGGAGAACAAGCAAAAAGAAGTTTATGCAAAGTATGTATATCAAATGGAACTATACCACATAAACAGGAAGCTAAATATAGTGGAGCTCGTATCTTACTTATTCCGGCAACAAATGGGACTGGTATTATAGCAGGGGGAACTTTAAGATCAGTGCTGAAAATTACTGGATTAAAAAATATTTTATCTAAATCTAGAGGATCTTCTAATCATCATAATATTATTAAAGCTACTATTAAAGCTCTTAGTCAAATTAGAGATGTTAATATTATATCAAAACAAAGAGGAATATCTATAAAAAAAGTATTAGATGGATAA
- the rplR gene encoding 50S ribosomal protein L18, whose protein sequence is MKKKYKKNILKSKYRLSIFRSNKEIYAQIIDDSCGKTLISHSSLILKNDSKKKNKTEQSYEVGKLLGVKSKKLKINKFFFDKKNYLYHGRIKALIDGLRSSGLEF, encoded by the coding sequence TTGAAAAAAAAATATAAAAAAAATATTTTAAAATCTAAATATAGACTATCAATATTTAGAAGTAATAAAGAAATATATGCACAAATAATAGATGATTCATGTGGAAAAACATTAATATCACATTCATCTTTAATATTAAAAAATGATAGTAAAAAAAAAAATAAAACCGAACAATCTTATGAAGTTGGAAAGTTATTAGGAGTGAAATCAAAAAAATTAAAAATAAATAAGTTTTTCTTTGATAAAAAAAATTATTTATATCACGGAAGAATAAAAGCTTTAATTGATGGATTAAGATCCTCTGGTTTAGAATTTTAA
- the rplF gene encoding 50S ribosomal protein L6, translated as MSRIGNQPIIIPNNINLKFFKNVLTVKGDLGTLHQKISNKIKINISNNILRVDKKFENKKSRSLHGLYRVLINNMIVGVSLGFKKELELIGVGYKATYLIDNKILDLNLGYSHNIMIKIPIEVNLKIRSEKGKNYIITLTSYDKQLLGILSCRIRSLRPPEPYKGKGVRFLNEIVRKKVGKSA; from the coding sequence ATGTCTAGAATTGGTAATCAACCCATCATAATACCTAATAATATTAATTTAAAATTTTTTAAAAATGTTTTAACAGTGAAAGGAGATTTAGGTACTTTACATCAAAAAATATCTAATAAAATTAAAATAAATATATCAAATAATATATTACGTGTAGATAAAAAATTTGAAAATAAAAAATCTAGATCTTTACATGGATTATATCGTGTATTAATAAATAATATGATTGTTGGAGTTTCATTAGGATTTAAAAAAGAATTGGAATTAATAGGAGTTGGTTATAAAGCTACTTATTTAATAGACAATAAAATTCTAGATTTAAATTTAGGTTATTCTCATAATATTATGATTAAAATTCCTATTGAAGTAAACTTAAAAATAAGATCAGAAAAAGGAAAAAATTATATAATTACATTAACATCTTATGATAAACAATTATTAGGTATTTTATCTTGTAGAATTAGGTCATTAAGACCCCCTGAACCTTATAAAGGAAAAGGAGTAAGATTTTTAAATGAAATTGTTAGAAAAAAAGTTGGAAAATCTGCTTAA
- the rpsH gene encoding 30S ribosomal protein S8 produces the protein MDSISDFLTRIRNACLVKHKILTIEYSNTKKNISNVLLENGYISDYKIENNKIKIALKYYRKESVIKKITRISKPGLRKYCKYKKLPRVLNGLGIAIISTSYGVMSNKQAKKNKIGGEILCYIH, from the coding sequence ATGGATTCAATTTCCGATTTTTTAACTAGAATTAGAAATGCGTGTCTTGTTAAACATAAAATTTTAACAATAGAGTATTCTAATACTAAGAAAAATATTTCTAATGTTTTGTTAGAAAATGGATATATTTCAGATTATAAGATAGAAAATAATAAAATTAAAATAGCATTAAAATATTATAGAAAAGAATCTGTTATAAAAAAAATAACAAGAATTAGTAAACCAGGATTAAGAAAATATTGTAAATATAAAAAATTACCTCGTGTTTTAAATGGTTTAGGAATAGCAATTATATCTACATCATATGGTGTAATGAGTAATAAACAAGCTAAAAAAAATAAAATTGGAGGTGAAATATTATGTTATATTCATTAA
- the rpsN gene encoding 30S ribosomal protein S14 yields the protein MAKESVKARQKKREKIVLKFSKKRKFLKESKSYELLQRLPKDASPVRLRNRCSISGRCRGYMRKFGVSRIVFRNLVSQGFIPGIKKASW from the coding sequence ATGGCAAAAGAATCTGTAAAAGCAAGACAAAAAAAAAGAGAAAAAATAGTATTAAAGTTTTCAAAAAAAAGAAAATTTTTAAAAGAATCAAAAAGTTATGAGTTATTACAAAGATTACCCAAGGATGCTTCTCCTGTTCGTTTAAGAAATAGATGTTCTATTAGCGGAAGGTGTAGAGGATATATGCGAAAATTTGGAGTATCTAGAATAGTATTTAGAAATTTAGTATCTCAAGGTTTTATACCAGGTATTAAAAAAGCTAGTTGGTAA
- the rplE gene encoding 50S ribosomal protein L5 gives MNSLYQPRLKNLYNNHIINSLKTKFNYSSVMEVPKLLKIVIHQGIGSSVLNNKNILKSSLNEITNITGQKSVSCYSKHDESSFKLRKGMPIGVKVTLRRNKMYEFLERLIVITLPRVRDFNGVSNNSFDGFGNYNMGITEQIIYPEINIDKIIKNLGMNITFVTSTKKDLEAKNLLSLLGIPFKKNK, from the coding sequence ATGAATTCATTATATCAACCTAGATTAAAAAATCTATATAATAATCATATAATTAATTCTTTAAAAACAAAATTTAATTATTCTTCCGTAATGGAAGTTCCAAAATTATTGAAAATAGTTATTCATCAAGGGATTGGTAGTTCCGTTTTAAATAATAAAAATATACTAAAGTCTTCTTTAAATGAAATAACGAATATAACAGGACAAAAATCTGTATCTTGTTATTCTAAACATGATGAATCTAGTTTTAAGCTTAGAAAAGGTATGCCTATAGGAGTTAAAGTTACATTGAGAAGAAATAAAATGTATGAATTCTTAGAAAGATTAATTGTTATTACGTTACCTAGGGTTAGAGACTTTAATGGAGTAAGTAATAATAGTTTTGATGGTTTTGGAAATTATAATATGGGGATAACAGAACAAATAATTTATCCAGAAATAAATATTGATAAAATAATAAAAAATTTAGGGATGAATATTACGTTTGTAACTTCTACTAAAAAAGATCTAGAAGCTAAAAATCTTTTATCTTTACTTGGAATACCTTTTAAAAAAAATAAATAA
- the rplX gene encoding 50S ribosomal protein L24 — translation MKKLKKGDKVIIIYGNHKGKSGVIKKILSKKNKSIIDGINIIKKHIKPGIKNPKGKILEKEAPIHMSNLKKIK, via the coding sequence ATGAAAAAATTAAAAAAGGGAGATAAAGTTATTATAATATATGGTAATCATAAAGGAAAAAGTGGAGTTATAAAAAAAATTTTATCAAAAAAAAATAAATCTATTATAGACGGTATAAATATAATTAAAAAACATATAAAACCAGGAATAAAAAATCCTAAGGGAAAAATATTGGAAAAAGAAGCTCCTATACATATGTCTAATTTAAAAAAAATTAAATAA
- the rplN gene encoding 50S ribosomal protein L14, whose product MLQQESICKVSDNTGAKEALVIRVLGGSKKRYALLADSIIVTIKSAIPGSTSIKKGQVSKAVIIRIKKKTRRKDGSYISFDDNACVLINPSGEMIGSRVFGPVARELREKEYMKIISLAQEVL is encoded by the coding sequence ATGTTACAACAAGAATCGATATGTAAGGTTTCTGATAATACTGGAGCAAAAGAAGCATTAGTTATTAGAGTGTTAGGAGGTTCTAAAAAAAGATATGCTTTATTAGCAGATTCTATAATTGTTACAATAAAATCAGCAATTCCTGGGAGTACTTCTATAAAGAAAGGTCAGGTTTCTAAAGCAGTTATTATTAGAATAAAAAAAAAAACTAGAAGAAAAGATGGTTCTTATATAAGTTTTGATGATAATGCATGTGTATTAATTAATCCATCTGGAGAAATGATAGGTAGTAGAGTATTTGGTCCAGTAGCTAGAGAATTAAGAGAAAAAGAATATATGAAAATTATATCTTTAGCACAAGAAGTTTTATGA
- the rpsQ gene encoding 30S ribosomal protein S17 → MKRKNSRKQRKGIVISDKMNKTIVVCEIRKIKHKYYGKEILKKKKYLVHDEKNFHKNGDRISIMETRPISKKKCWIVLSKK, encoded by the coding sequence ATGAAAAGAAAAAATAGCAGGAAACAAAGAAAAGGAATTGTTATAAGTGATAAGATGAATAAAACAATAGTTGTATGCGAAATACGTAAAATTAAACATAAATATTATGGAAAAGAAATATTAAAAAAAAAAAAATATTTAGTTCATGATGAAAAAAATTTTCATAAAAATGGAGATAGAATTTCTATTATGGAGACACGTCCTATAAGTAAAAAAAAATGTTGGATTGTTTTATCCAAAAAATAA
- the rpmC gene encoding 50S ribosomal protein L29 gives MNDLKKNKLKIQDCSIIDLNKYIENSEKKYKNIKFSHSINRIKNHEKIKVLRRFIARLKTELIKKLKNEKKK, from the coding sequence ATGAATGATTTAAAAAAAAATAAATTAAAAATACAAGATTGTTCTATTATCGATTTAAATAAATATATTGAAAATAGTGAAAAAAAATATAAAAATATAAAATTTAGTCATTCCATTAATAGAATAAAGAATCATGAAAAAATTAAAGTTTTAAGAAGGTTTATTGCAAGATTGAAAACAGAATTAATAAAAAAATTAAAAAATGAAAAGAAAAAATAG
- the rplP gene encoding 50S ribosomal protein L16 — MLQPKKTKYKKKQKGRIRGNSKKGVSLSRGSYGIKSLGSSWISARQLEAARVAATRYMKREGKLWINIFPDKPATKKPQEVRMGKGKGPVEFWVAIVKPGRILFEIDGVDFPTAKEALRLAAQKLPIKMKFIYKKFNL, encoded by the coding sequence ATGTTACAACCTAAAAAAACTAAGTACAAAAAAAAACAAAAAGGACGTATTCGAGGTAATTCAAAAAAAGGAGTTTCTCTTTCTAGAGGTTCTTATGGAATAAAATCTTTAGGATCATCTTGGATATCTGCTAGACAATTAGAGGCTGCACGTGTTGCTGCAACAAGGTATATGAAAAGAGAAGGAAAATTATGGATCAATATTTTTCCAGATAAACCCGCTACTAAAAAGCCCCAAGAAGTTCGTATGGGAAAAGGAAAAGGTCCTGTTGAGTTTTGGGTAGCTATTGTAAAACCAGGTAGAATTTTATTTGAAATTGATGGCGTAGATTTTCCTACTGCTAAAGAAGCATTAAGATTAGCTGCACAAAAACTTCCTATAAAAATGAAATTTATTTATAAAAAATTTAATTTATGA
- the rpsC gene encoding 30S ribosomal protein S3, translated as MGQKTNPIVNRLGIITGWLSSWCNNYKDRIQEDFKVRGYIEARFPKGIISRIFIERTLKFITITIRTSRPALIIGKRGEEVDTVRKEIKKLTKKEIQINISEVKRPELDASLVSKSVVKQLENRISYKKLIKLFILSAMRMNAFGIKIQISGRLNGSEMARCETYKEGRISLGTFRADVDYHMEVAHTIYGSIGVKVWIMKGEVYGKRNLYPLLGTHYHKKKKLKNFNRKKNKNN; from the coding sequence ATGGGACAAAAAACAAATCCAATAGTTAACCGTCTTGGAATTATAACTGGATGGTTATCCAGTTGGTGCAACAATTATAAAGATAGAATACAAGAAGATTTTAAAGTAAGAGGATATATCGAGGCTAGATTTCCTAAAGGAATAATATCAAGAATTTTTATAGAAAGAACATTAAAATTTATCACAATTACAATTAGAACTTCTAGACCTGCTCTTATTATAGGTAAAAGAGGTGAAGAAGTAGATACTGTTAGAAAAGAAATAAAAAAATTAACTAAAAAAGAAATACAAATTAATATATCCGAGGTAAAGAGACCAGAATTGGATGCATCTTTAGTTTCTAAAAGCGTAGTTAAACAACTAGAAAATAGAATTTCTTATAAAAAATTAATAAAATTGTTTATTTTATCTGCAATGAGAATGAATGCATTTGGAATAAAAATTCAAATCTCTGGAAGATTAAATGGATCAGAAATGGCAAGGTGTGAAACTTATAAAGAAGGAAGGATTTCTTTAGGTACTTTTCGTGCCGATGTTGATTATCACATGGAAGTTGCTCATACTATTTATGGAAGTATAGGTGTAAAAGTTTGGATTATGAAAGGGGAAGTTTATGGAAAAAGGAATTTATATCCATTATTAGGAACACATTATCATAAAAAAAAGAAGCTAAAAAATTTTAATAGAAAAAAAAATAAAAATAATTGA
- the rplV gene encoding 50S ribosomal protein L22, with translation MITASLRGFKMAPRKIRLIVDLIRNKEVNSALTILSLCSKKRGALNIKKLILSLLSNWNNKYHDNKSILYIKEIRVDQGKIIKRIRPVPQGKSHRIKKKLSHITICIDKKNYHGTKNKSNS, from the coding sequence ATGATTACGGCATCTTTAAGAGGATTTAAAATGGCACCTAGAAAAATTAGATTAATTGTTGATTTAATACGAAATAAAGAAGTTAATTCTGCATTAACTATATTATCATTATGTAGTAAAAAAAGAGGAGCATTAAATATAAAAAAATTGATTTTATCTTTACTATCTAATTGGAATAATAAATATCACGATAATAAATCAATTCTTTATATAAAAGAAATAAGAGTTGATCAAGGAAAAATTATAAAAAGAATTAGACCGGTACCTCAAGGTAAAAGTCATAGAATAAAAAAAAAATTAAGTCATATCACAATTTGTATAGATAAAAAAAATTATCATGGGACAAAAAACAAATCCAATAGTTAA
- the rpsS gene encoding 30S ribosomal protein S19: MARSIKKGPYVHYKLLKKVMKNIKLNKKLIIKTWSRSSTIIPDFVGQTFSIHNGKIFINVYITENMIGHKLGEFAPTRIFRGHSGSKNRIKTKNINEKK; encoded by the coding sequence ATGGCAAGATCTATAAAAAAAGGACCTTATGTTCATTATAAATTACTAAAAAAAGTAATGAAAAATATAAAATTAAATAAAAAATTAATTATAAAAACGTGGTCTAGATCTTCTACTATAATACCAGATTTTGTGGGACAAACTTTTTCTATTCATAATGGAAAAATTTTTATTAATGTTTATATAACAGAAAATATGATAGGACATAAACTAGGAGAATTTGCCCCAACAAGGATTTTTAGAGGACATTCAGGATCAAAAAATAGAATAAAAACAAAAAATATTAATGAAAAAAAATAG
- the rplB gene encoding 50S ribosomal protein L2 translates to MATKKLKPITPSQRFRIVNKFDQITNSFPEKKLTIGKLKTGGRNNYGRRTMRYIGGGHKKKYRVIDFKRKKFMISATVKSIEYDPNRSSFIALLHYVDGEKKYIIAINGLKVGYKIISGKKNIPIQIGNSTILSEIPLGTIISCIELKPGQGSKLARSAGSFAQISAKEDKYVTIKLPSGETRMIMSNCMATIGSVSNHDHQLEILGKAGKSRHIGIRPRTRGVAMNPIDHPMGGGEGKASGGIPRSRKGKPSKGFRTRIRKKYSNKYIIKKRK, encoded by the coding sequence ATGGCAACAAAGAAATTAAAACCAATAACACCAAGTCAAAGATTTAGAATTGTAAATAAATTTGATCAAATTACTAATTCCTTTCCCGAAAAAAAATTAACGATAGGAAAATTAAAAACTGGGGGGAGAAATAATTATGGACGAAGAACTATGCGTTATATTGGAGGTGGTCATAAAAAAAAATATAGAGTTATTGATTTTAAAAGAAAAAAATTTATGATTTCAGCTACCGTAAAATCAATCGAATATGATCCTAATAGATCATCATTTATTGCTTTATTACACTATGTAGATGGAGAAAAAAAATATATTATTGCTATAAATGGATTAAAAGTAGGATATAAAATTATTTCCGGGAAAAAAAATATACCAATTCAAATTGGAAATTCTACAATATTAAGTGAAATCCCTCTAGGTACAATTATTTCTTGTATAGAATTGAAACCAGGTCAGGGTTCAAAATTAGCTAGAAGTGCCGGATCTTTTGCGCAAATATCTGCAAAAGAAGATAAATATGTTACTATAAAATTACCTTCTGGAGAAACAAGAATGATTATGTCTAATTGTATGGCTACAATAGGATCTGTATCGAATCATGATCATCAATTGGAAATCTTAGGAAAAGCTGGGAAATCTAGACATATTGGAATAAGACCTAGAACAAGAGGTGTAGCAATGAATCCTATAGATCATCCAATGGGGGGTGGGGAAGGAAAAGCTTCTGGAGGTATTCCTAGAAGTAGAAAAGGAAAACCATCTAAAGGATTTAGAACTAGAATAAGAAAAAAATATTCTAATAAATACATTATAAAAAAAAGAAAATAA
- the rplW gene encoding 50S ribosomal protein L23 → MIIIKSAITKKSLINEKNNFYTFIVNKKYNKKQIKKEIFNLFGFNVIEVNTMIYPKKDKSKFSKKGFLKGQMDRFKKVIIKFDKNSKIIFNQSSINKETTINKETTINKETTINKETTINKETTINKETTINKETTSDKNNSNGNKEIKTNNTKSKI, encoded by the coding sequence ATGATTATTATAAAATCTGCTATAACTAAAAAATCATTAATAAATGAAAAAAATAATTTTTATACATTTATTGTAAATAAAAAATATAATAAAAAACAAATAAAAAAAGAAATTTTTAATTTATTTGGATTTAATGTCATTGAAGTAAATACTATGATTTATCCTAAAAAAGATAAATCTAAATTTTCAAAAAAGGGTTTTTTAAAAGGACAAATGGATCGTTTCAAGAAAGTTATTATAAAATTTGATAAAAATAGTAAAATCATTTTTAATCAATCATCTATTAACAAAGAAACTACTATCAATAAAGAAACTACTATCAATAAAGAAACTACTATCAATAAAGAAACTACTATCAATAAAGAAACTACTATCAATAAAGAAACTACTATCAATAAAGAAACTACAAGTGATAAAAATAATTCCAATGGCAACAAAGAAATTAAAACCAATAACACCAAGTCAAAGATTTAG